Proteins encoded within one genomic window of Amycolatopsis sp. 2-15:
- a CDS encoding LysR family transcriptional regulator ArgP, which produces MSDLPLDQVRTLLAVVDEQSFDRAAAVLHVTPPAVSQRVKALEQRLGRVLILRTKPVRLTDSGQVVVRFARQLTRLEEDTRAELGLVGAAGPTTLPIAVNADSLATWFLPALAAVPGVSFDLRSDDQDHTATLLREGLVMAAVTSAPHPVQGCTSTRLGLMRYRAMASPAFAARWLADRPLASALAEAPAVLFDRKDDLQDRFLRTLTRRSLPLGARHYVPSSQSFADAVTAGLGWGMVPELQTRGSSLVDLAPDRPSDVPLYWQQWKLDSPALAAVATAVGTLRQ; this is translated from the coding sequence ATGTCGGATCTCCCTCTCGACCAGGTCCGGACGCTCCTCGCCGTGGTCGACGAGCAGTCCTTCGACCGCGCGGCCGCCGTGCTGCACGTGACGCCGCCGGCGGTCAGCCAGCGTGTGAAGGCGCTCGAACAACGCCTGGGCCGCGTGCTGATCCTGCGGACGAAACCCGTGCGGCTCACCGACTCGGGACAGGTCGTCGTGCGCTTCGCCCGCCAGCTCACGCGTCTGGAGGAGGACACCCGCGCCGAACTCGGCCTGGTCGGCGCTGCCGGTCCCACCACTCTCCCCATCGCCGTCAACGCCGACTCCCTGGCCACCTGGTTCCTCCCCGCGCTGGCCGCCGTGCCGGGCGTGTCGTTCGACCTTCGTAGCGACGACCAGGACCACACCGCCACCCTCCTTCGCGAGGGCCTCGTGATGGCCGCCGTGACCTCCGCGCCCCACCCCGTGCAGGGCTGCACTTCGACGCGCCTGGGCCTCATGCGCTACCGCGCCATGGCTTCCCCGGCTTTTGCCGCGCGCTGGCTCGCGGACCGCCCCCTGGCCTCCGCGCTGGCCGAGGCGCCCGCCGTGCTCTTCGACCGCAAGGACGACCTCCAGGACCGCTTCCTGCGCACCCTCACCCGCCGCTCGCTCCCGCTCGGCGCCCGCCACTACGTGCCTTCGTCGCAGTCCTTCGCGGACGCCGTCACCGCCGGTCTGGGGTGGGGGATGGTGCCGGAGCTGCAGACGCGGGGGTCCTCTTTGGTGGATCTGGCGCCGGACCGCCCCTCCGACGTGCCGCTGTACTGGCAGCAGTGGAAGTTGGACTCACCCGCCCTGGCCGCAGTGGCCACGGCGGTCGGCACGCTGCGGCAGTGA
- a CDS encoding ABC transporter permease, which produces MSAPLAAPPVVSADPGPLEQLRILLSRIGAMCLVELQKLRRDQSELITRAIQPALWLLIFGETFTRIHAIPTGSIPYLDYLAPGILAQSALFIAIFYGIQIIWERDAGVLAKLLVTPTPRAALVAGKAFAAGLRALVQALMVLALSAILGVGLTANPLRLLGMVVIVILGSAFFCCFSIVIAGIVLSRERLMGIGQAITMPLFFGSNALYPVDLMPGWLKVLSHINPLSYQVDALRGLLIGTPANLGLDFGVLVGATAVAIGVASALLGRLAR; this is translated from the coding sequence ATGTCCGCGCCACTCGCCGCACCGCCCGTCGTCTCGGCTGACCCGGGACCACTGGAGCAACTCCGCATCCTGCTCTCGCGCATCGGCGCGATGTGTCTGGTGGAGCTGCAGAAGCTGCGCCGCGACCAGTCGGAGCTCATCACGCGGGCGATCCAGCCCGCGCTGTGGCTGCTGATCTTCGGCGAGACGTTCACACGGATCCACGCGATCCCGACCGGCTCGATCCCCTACCTCGACTACCTCGCGCCCGGCATCCTCGCGCAGTCGGCGCTGTTCATCGCGATCTTCTACGGCATCCAGATCATCTGGGAACGCGACGCGGGCGTGCTCGCCAAGCTGCTCGTCACACCGACGCCGCGCGCGGCGCTCGTGGCCGGCAAGGCGTTCGCGGCCGGGCTTCGCGCGCTCGTGCAGGCGCTGATGGTGCTGGCGCTCTCGGCCATCCTCGGCGTGGGCCTCACCGCGAACCCGCTGCGGCTGCTCGGCATGGTCGTGATCGTGATCCTCGGCTCGGCGTTCTTCTGCTGCTTCTCCATCGTGATCGCCGGCATCGTGCTTTCGCGCGAGCGGCTGATGGGGATCGGACAGGCCATCACCATGCCGTTGTTCTTCGGGTCCAACGCCCTCTATCCGGTGGACCTCATGCCCGGCTGGCTGAAGGTGCTGAGCCACATCAACCCGTTGAGCTACCAGGTCGACGCCCTTCGCGGACTTCTCATCGGCACTCCGGCCAACCTCGGGCTGGACTTCGGCGTCCTAGTGGGTGCGACCGCCGTGGCGATCGGCGTCGCATCGGCTCTGCTCGGGAGGTTGGCTCGATGA
- a CDS encoding CaiB/BaiF CoA transferase family protein, with the protein MIMSNRGPLAGVRVVELGNFIAAPTAGRLLADFGADVVKVERPGSGDELRRWRLHAGDTSLLFRALGRNKRSVTLDLRSPEGQDVARKLIAKADVVLENFRPGTLERWGLGPEELKRLNPGLVLVRVSGYGQTGPYRDRPGFGGVAEAVGGLRALTGYPDRPPTRVGVSLADSVAGLYAVIGALMGLLRREREGGGGETVDVALYEAVYSLMESLVPDFDAFGVVREPAGSALPGIAPSNTYRCGDGKYIVVSGNGDAIFRRLAHAIGRPDLADDPALADNAGRVANTARLDQVIGDWAQGRSQEAAETTLRAADVPCGPILTAEDITKDPHFEARGMHQRRTVRIDDEDVEVTFPGVVPALGEHPGSVRTLGPELGEHTEDVLAELGFDDETRARLRADGVI; encoded by the coding sequence GTGATCATGAGCAATCGAGGCCCTCTCGCCGGGGTGCGGGTGGTCGAACTGGGCAACTTCATCGCCGCGCCCACCGCCGGCCGGCTGCTGGCCGACTTCGGCGCCGACGTCGTGAAGGTCGAGCGCCCGGGCAGCGGTGACGAGCTGCGCCGCTGGCGCCTGCACGCGGGCGACACCTCCCTGCTCTTCCGCGCGCTGGGCCGCAACAAGCGGTCCGTCACCCTCGACCTGCGTTCGCCCGAGGGCCAGGACGTCGCGCGCAAGCTCATCGCGAAGGCCGACGTCGTCCTCGAGAACTTCCGCCCCGGAACCCTCGAACGCTGGGGCCTGGGCCCCGAAGAGCTCAAGCGGCTCAATCCCGGCCTCGTCCTCGTGCGCGTGTCCGGCTACGGCCAGACCGGGCCCTACCGCGACCGCCCCGGTTTCGGCGGCGTCGCCGAAGCCGTCGGCGGCCTGCGCGCGCTCACCGGCTACCCCGACCGTCCGCCGACGCGCGTCGGTGTGAGCCTGGCCGACTCCGTCGCCGGTCTCTACGCCGTGATCGGCGCGCTGATGGGCCTGCTGCGCCGCGAACGCGAGGGCGGCGGAGGCGAGACCGTCGACGTCGCGCTGTACGAGGCCGTCTACTCGCTCATGGAGTCGCTGGTCCCGGACTTCGACGCGTTCGGCGTGGTCCGCGAGCCCGCCGGCTCCGCACTGCCGGGCATCGCGCCGTCGAACACCTACCGCTGCGGCGACGGCAAGTACATCGTCGTGAGCGGCAATGGCGACGCCATCTTCCGCCGCCTCGCCCACGCCATCGGCCGCCCCGACCTCGCCGACGACCCGGCGCTGGCCGACAACGCCGGCCGCGTCGCCAACACCGCCCGCCTCGACCAGGTCATCGGCGACTGGGCGCAGGGCCGTTCGCAGGAAGCCGCCGAGACGACGCTGCGCGCCGCCGACGTGCCCTGCGGCCCCATCCTCACCGCCGAGGACATCACCAAGGACCCGCACTTCGAGGCCCGCGGCATGCATCAGCGCCGAACCGTGCGCATCGACGACGAAGACGTCGAGGTCACCTTCCCCGGCGTCGTCCCCGCGCTCGGCGAGCACCCGGGCAGCGTCCGGACGCTCGGGCCGGAGCTCGGTGAGCACACCGAAGACGTGCTGGCCGAGCTCGGCTTCGACGACGAGACCCGCGCGCGCCTGCGGGCCGACGGCGTGATCTGA
- a CDS encoding hydroxymethylglutaryl-CoA lyase, with protein MDEVLITEVVLRDGLQDEARIVPTPDKLRLARGLVDAGFRALEVGSFVSKRRVPQMADTDEVLRTLDPATSPATLHTLVFTERGAQQAVAAGARSVRLVVSASDGHSTANAGVPTEGALTRLESCAEILTAAGVAIEATIATAFVCPFDGDTDPARTAATAERLAKLGAGVLHLADTIGAANPSLLRRGIEAVRDAVPDLPLGLHLHDTYGFAAANAWEGLRLGIRRFDSSLGGIGGCPFAPGASGNIATDDLVHLLHREGIATGIDVAKLASLRDDVRLAVGHELGSALSSVPAVPAALV; from the coding sequence ATGGACGAGGTCCTCATCACCGAGGTCGTGCTGCGCGACGGCCTGCAGGACGAAGCCCGCATCGTGCCCACCCCCGACAAGCTCCGCCTCGCCCGCGGCCTGGTCGACGCCGGGTTCCGCGCGCTCGAGGTCGGCTCCTTCGTCTCGAAGCGCCGCGTGCCGCAGATGGCCGACACCGACGAGGTCCTGCGCACGCTCGACCCGGCGACCAGCCCTGCCACCCTCCACACGCTCGTCTTCACCGAGCGCGGTGCCCAGCAGGCCGTGGCCGCCGGCGCCCGCTCCGTGCGGCTCGTGGTCTCCGCGAGCGACGGGCACAGCACGGCCAACGCCGGCGTGCCGACCGAAGGCGCGCTCACCCGGCTCGAGAGCTGCGCCGAGATCCTCACCGCCGCGGGTGTGGCCATCGAGGCGACCATCGCGACGGCCTTCGTCTGCCCGTTCGACGGCGACACCGACCCCGCGCGCACCGCCGCCACCGCGGAACGCCTGGCCAAGCTCGGCGCCGGTGTGCTGCACCTCGCCGACACCATCGGCGCGGCCAACCCCAGCCTGCTGCGCCGCGGGATCGAAGCCGTGCGCGACGCCGTGCCCGACCTGCCGCTCGGCCTGCACCTGCACGACACCTACGGCTTCGCCGCCGCCAACGCGTGGGAGGGCCTGCGGCTCGGCATCCGCCGCTTCGACTCGTCGCTCGGCGGGATCGGCGGCTGCCCCTTCGCGCCCGGGGCCTCGGGCAACATCGCCACCGACGACCTCGTGCACCTGCTTCACCGCGAAGGCATCGCCACCGGGATCGACGTCGCGAAGCTGGCCAGCCTGCGCGACGACGTCCGGCTCGCCGTCGGGCACGAGCTCGGCTCGGCGCTCTCGTCGGTTCCTGCCGTGCCCGCCGCGCTCGTCTGA
- a CDS encoding TMEM175 family protein, whose translation MESSGTRTKSPERLVFFSDAVVAIALTLLVLPLTDLVPELAAEHQDATDAVLEHWNQIFSFVLSFVVIGRMWWGHHRIFEEVRAYSGALALTNFCWLFTIAVLPFPTELTGQYGTDRFTTLFYIGTILASSACQMVLVLIVRRDPNVAVREGAVTDRWLANNVLSVVALAIAFVIGAIRPAWGYYALLLLIVPPMIARRFSGRDDD comes from the coding sequence GTGGAAAGCAGCGGAACGAGGACGAAGTCACCCGAGCGGCTCGTGTTCTTCAGCGACGCCGTGGTCGCCATCGCGTTGACGTTGCTCGTGCTGCCGCTCACCGATCTCGTGCCCGAACTGGCGGCGGAGCACCAGGACGCCACCGACGCCGTGCTGGAGCACTGGAACCAGATCTTCAGCTTCGTGCTGAGTTTCGTGGTGATCGGGCGCATGTGGTGGGGCCACCACCGCATCTTCGAGGAAGTCCGCGCCTACAGCGGGGCGCTGGCGCTCACGAACTTCTGCTGGCTCTTCACGATCGCGGTGCTGCCGTTTCCGACGGAGCTCACCGGCCAGTACGGCACGGACCGCTTCACCACGCTCTTCTACATCGGCACGATTCTCGCCAGCAGTGCGTGCCAGATGGTGCTCGTGCTGATCGTCCGGCGGGATCCGAACGTGGCCGTCCGCGAAGGGGCCGTGACGGATCGCTGGCTGGCCAACAACGTGCTGTCCGTCGTGGCGCTGGCGATCGCGTTCGTGATCGGCGCGATCCGGCCGGCGTGGGGGTACTACGCCCTGCTGCTGCTCATCGTCCCGCCGATGATCGCCCGCCGGTTCAGCGGGCGCGACGACGACTGA
- a CDS encoding ABC transporter ATP-binding protein → MTAAQAEPEPAVRCTGLHHSFGTTKAVDGVDLEIVPGEIFGLLGPNGAGKTTTIRMITTLLPLEAGAITVFGVDVTRRRMAVRRLIGYVPQQLSADGALTGRENVSLFARLFDVPRSRRAEEVHRALDLVGLLNEADRPVGGYSGGMIRRLELAQALVSSPRLLVLDEPTVGLDPVARSAVWDRITEIRARTGMTVLVTTHYMDEAEQYCDRVALMHAGRVRALGTPAELEAELGPDSTLDDVFRSVTGDALRSDTGGMRNVRATRRTARRLG, encoded by the coding sequence ATGACCGCCGCACAAGCCGAGCCCGAGCCCGCCGTCAGGTGCACCGGCCTGCACCACTCGTTCGGCACCACGAAGGCCGTCGACGGGGTCGACCTGGAGATCGTGCCGGGTGAGATCTTCGGCCTGCTCGGCCCGAACGGCGCCGGCAAGACCACCACCATCCGCATGATCACCACGCTGCTGCCGCTCGAAGCGGGCGCCATCACCGTGTTCGGCGTCGACGTCACGCGCCGCCGCATGGCCGTGCGCCGCCTGATCGGGTACGTGCCCCAGCAGCTCTCGGCCGACGGCGCGCTCACCGGGCGCGAGAACGTGTCGCTGTTCGCGCGGCTGTTCGACGTCCCCCGCTCCCGCCGCGCAGAGGAGGTCCACCGCGCGCTCGACCTGGTGGGCTTGCTCAACGAAGCCGACCGGCCCGTCGGCGGCTACTCCGGCGGCATGATCCGCCGCCTCGAGCTCGCGCAGGCGCTGGTGAGCTCCCCACGGCTGCTGGTGCTCGACGAGCCGACCGTCGGCCTCGACCCGGTGGCGCGCTCGGCGGTGTGGGACCGCATCACCGAGATTCGCGCGCGCACGGGCATGACCGTGCTCGTCACCACCCACTACATGGACGAGGCCGAGCAGTACTGCGACCGCGTCGCCCTGATGCACGCCGGGCGCGTCCGCGCACTCGGTACCCCCGCCGAGCTCGAGGCGGAGCTCGGCCCGGACTCCACTTTGGACGACGTGTTCCGGTCGGTGACCGGCGACGCGCTGCGCAGTGATACAGGAGGGATGCGCAATGTCCGCGCCACTCGCCGCACCGCCCGTCGTCTCGGCTGA
- a CDS encoding LysE/ArgO family amino acid transporter, which produces MVPALAAGFGTGLSLIVAIGAQNTFVLQQGLRGGAIKRLIVVCALSDVVLIAVGVSGIGAVLRRWPAAITAIGVVGGAFLVTYGFLAARRAVKPSALTTAALEPVSPRRTVLTGLALTWLNPHVYLDTVLLLGSVAAGQGGGRWVFGVGAALASAVWFSALGLGARRLAGVFARPAAWRVLDGLIAVTMTALGVSMVVGQLA; this is translated from the coding sequence GTGGTTCCCGCACTCGCCGCCGGCTTCGGTACCGGCCTTTCGCTCATCGTCGCCATCGGGGCGCAGAACACGTTCGTGCTGCAGCAAGGGCTGCGCGGTGGGGCGATCAAGCGGCTGATCGTGGTGTGCGCGCTGTCGGACGTCGTGCTGATCGCCGTGGGGGTGAGCGGGATCGGCGCGGTGCTGCGGCGCTGGCCGGCAGCGATCACGGCGATCGGGGTCGTCGGCGGGGCGTTCCTGGTGACGTACGGGTTCCTCGCGGCGAGGCGCGCCGTGAAGCCCAGCGCGTTGACGACCGCCGCGCTCGAGCCAGTGTCCCCGCGGCGCACGGTGCTCACCGGCCTCGCGCTGACCTGGCTCAACCCCCACGTCTACCTCGACACCGTGCTCCTGCTCGGCTCCGTGGCGGCCGGCCAGGGCGGTGGCCGCTGGGTCTTCGGCGTCGGCGCCGCGCTGGCCAGCGCCGTCTGGTTCAGCGCGCTGGGCCTGGGCGCGCGCCGGCTCGCGGGGGTGTTCGCGCGCCCCGCGGCCTGGCGGGTCCTCGACGGGCTGATCGCCGTGACGATGACCGCGCTCGGCGTCTCGATGGTCGTCGGCCAACTCGCCTGA
- a CDS encoding AMP-binding protein: protein MRDDVVEASSTVGHPPDAVWQIIGSPELYPRFVPAISWCEVTEAPSRGRGPRCLIRLAPDRDTLVEGTIHAVVYRPGEHVVWCGLPDERNWISFELRALAGEATEIVLRLMLPSLPPEHHDLLSRSAVKSMLKELTRRIELQLSGEAAEPPEYDRATTLRTANTLVRAGVLVAGRPDKVAKQLNSLSQWGATIAGGYLAATARGADDIAVHDERNSRSFRDIDERSNQLANSLAKLDVRPGQRVALMCRNHAAMVEAFVGCSKLGVDVVLLNTGLSPSAVEDVLAEHQPAAVLADDEFAQTIAGVQGDFPRVSTWDDAEQGYRTVDELIQDASAARPKPAKRPGQIVVLTSGTTGTPKGARRPTPKGLSTAASILARIPLRARDKIAVAAPLFHSWGLAALQVGMSVRAELSLIRRFDAEQTLRMIAEHRCDALFAVPIMLQRIHELPERVRSRYDLSSLRIVASSGSAMSGSFVTSFMDAFGDVLYNFYGSTEVSWASIADPVDLRAAPTTAGRCPPGTRIAILDDERRPVPPGDEGQIFVGNDMLFDGYTNGSSVPRSKDLMATGDVGYQDAAGRLFVTGRADEMIVSGGENVFPRPVEEALVALPGVYEAAVVGVPDEEFGQRLAAYVVLRRGARMHAEDVRHYIHQKLARFAVPRDVYFVAELPRNATGKILKRMLNDDLWPLPQA, encoded by the coding sequence ATGCGAGACGATGTGGTCGAGGCGAGCTCGACCGTCGGGCACCCGCCCGACGCGGTGTGGCAGATCATCGGCTCCCCCGAGCTCTACCCGAGATTCGTGCCGGCGATCAGCTGGTGCGAGGTGACCGAGGCCCCGTCGCGTGGTCGCGGCCCGCGCTGCCTGATCAGGCTGGCTCCCGACCGGGATACATTGGTGGAAGGCACCATCCACGCGGTGGTGTACCGCCCCGGCGAACACGTGGTGTGGTGCGGGCTGCCCGACGAGCGCAACTGGATCTCCTTCGAGCTGCGCGCGCTCGCGGGCGAGGCGACGGAGATCGTGCTGCGCCTGATGCTCCCGTCGCTGCCGCCCGAACACCACGACTTGCTTTCGCGCTCCGCCGTCAAGAGCATGCTGAAGGAACTGACGCGGCGGATCGAGCTTCAGCTGTCCGGCGAAGCCGCCGAGCCGCCCGAGTACGACCGCGCGACGACACTGCGCACGGCCAACACGCTGGTGCGCGCGGGTGTGCTGGTCGCGGGCCGGCCGGACAAGGTCGCGAAGCAGCTCAACTCGCTTTCGCAGTGGGGCGCCACGATCGCCGGCGGCTACCTCGCGGCGACCGCGCGCGGCGCCGACGACATCGCCGTGCACGACGAGCGCAACAGCCGCTCGTTCCGCGACATCGACGAGCGCAGCAACCAGCTGGCCAACTCCCTGGCGAAGCTGGACGTACGGCCGGGCCAGCGCGTGGCGCTGATGTGCCGCAACCACGCAGCGATGGTCGAGGCGTTCGTCGGCTGCAGCAAGCTCGGCGTGGACGTGGTGCTGCTCAACACCGGCCTGTCGCCCTCGGCGGTGGAGGACGTGCTCGCCGAGCACCAGCCCGCCGCGGTGCTGGCCGACGACGAGTTCGCGCAGACGATCGCCGGCGTGCAGGGCGACTTCCCCCGCGTGAGCACCTGGGACGACGCCGAGCAGGGCTACCGCACCGTCGACGAGCTCATCCAGGACGCCTCCGCCGCCCGGCCGAAGCCGGCGAAGCGGCCGGGCCAGATCGTGGTGCTCACCTCCGGCACCACCGGCACCCCGAAGGGCGCGCGCCGGCCGACGCCGAAGGGCCTGAGCACGGCGGCGAGCATCCTCGCGCGGATTCCCTTGCGGGCGCGGGACAAGATCGCCGTCGCGGCGCCGCTGTTCCACAGCTGGGGCCTGGCCGCGTTGCAGGTCGGGATGTCGGTGCGGGCGGAGCTGTCGCTGATCCGCCGGTTCGACGCGGAGCAGACGCTGCGGATGATCGCCGAGCACCGCTGCGACGCGCTGTTCGCCGTGCCGATCATGTTGCAGCGCATCCACGAGCTGCCCGAGCGCGTGCGCAGCCGCTACGACCTGTCGTCGCTGCGGATCGTGGCCAGCAGCGGTTCGGCGATGTCGGGCTCGTTCGTGACGTCGTTCATGGACGCCTTCGGCGATGTCCTCTACAACTTCTACGGCTCCACCGAGGTTTCCTGGGCCAGCATCGCCGACCCGGTCGATCTGCGCGCCGCGCCGACCACCGCCGGCCGCTGCCCGCCGGGCACCCGCATCGCCATCCTCGACGACGAGCGCCGCCCCGTGCCGCCCGGCGACGAGGGCCAGATCTTCGTCGGCAACGACATGCTCTTCGACGGCTACACCAACGGCTCCAGCGTGCCCCGGTCGAAAGACCTGATGGCCACTGGCGACGTCGGCTACCAGGACGCCGCGGGCCGGCTGTTCGTGACCGGCCGCGCCGACGAGATGATCGTGTCCGGCGGCGAGAACGTGTTCCCGCGCCCGGTGGAAGAGGCACTGGTCGCGTTGCCCGGCGTCTACGAGGCGGCCGTGGTGGGCGTGCCGGACGAGGAGTTCGGCCAGCGCCTGGCCGCCTACGTCGTGCTCCGCCGCGGCGCGCGCATGCACGCCGAGGACGTGCGCCACTACATCCACCAGAAGCTGGCGCGCTTCGCCGTGCCACGCGATGTGTACTTCGTGGCGGAACTCCCGCGCAACGCCACGGGCAAGATCCTCAAGCGGATGCTCAACGACGACCTGTGGCCGTTGCCGCAGGCTTGA
- a CDS encoding MarR family winged helix-turn-helix transcriptional regulator — protein sequence MTPPPDLAEQLMSAVQGIRRVVRRRVRAEVPGPPLPGAQVELLRVVDRRPGIGVAAAARELSLAGNSVSTLVNLLVEAGLLRREVDPADRRAAQLEVTEAARERMAIWRKARTGLVSAALTQLSEKDTVAITAALPALEKLMDALKEEA from the coding sequence ATGACCCCACCTCCCGACCTCGCCGAGCAGCTGATGTCCGCCGTGCAGGGCATCCGCCGCGTCGTGCGGCGGCGGGTGCGCGCGGAAGTGCCCGGCCCGCCCCTGCCCGGCGCGCAGGTCGAGCTGCTGCGGGTGGTCGACCGCCGGCCCGGCATCGGCGTCGCCGCGGCGGCGCGCGAGCTGAGCCTCGCCGGCAACTCCGTGAGCACGCTCGTGAACCTCCTCGTCGAAGCCGGGCTGCTGCGCCGCGAGGTGGACCCGGCCGACCGGCGCGCCGCACAGCTGGAGGTGACCGAGGCCGCGCGCGAGCGCATGGCGATCTGGCGCAAGGCGCGGACCGGGCTGGTCTCGGCCGCGCTCACGCAGCTGTCCGAAAAGGACACCGTGGCGATCACCGCGGCTCTGCCCGCACTGGAGAAGCTGATGGACGCACTGAAGGAGGAGGCATGA
- a CDS encoding IclR family transcriptional regulator: protein MAEERGGTAPVLVLRKFKQILESFTIEEPELTLQQITRATGLPASTCQRLVHNLVREGFLDRYDDTYRVGLGLVRWAAPGTFGLDLVRLVRPVLHKLRDDSGETACLYVRDGAFRTVVSLAESRHPVIRLFVVGMVMPLHAGSAGKVFLAWDRLALRDAVGHGLARFTEHTIVDIDLLNQQLAQVRADGYASSFEERDLGAASLSAPVFGLTGELSAVIGIGAPTQRMTSADVPRLAPLVLDSAAAASERLGYRAGMARDVTG, encoded by the coding sequence ATGGCGGAAGAGCGGGGCGGCACCGCGCCGGTGCTGGTGCTGCGGAAGTTCAAGCAGATCCTCGAATCGTTCACGATCGAGGAGCCCGAGCTGACCCTGCAGCAGATCACCCGCGCCACCGGCCTCCCGGCGAGCACGTGCCAGCGGCTGGTGCACAACCTCGTGCGCGAAGGCTTCCTCGACCGCTACGACGACACCTACCGCGTCGGGCTCGGCCTCGTGCGCTGGGCCGCGCCGGGCACCTTCGGGTTGGATCTGGTGCGCCTCGTGCGTCCCGTGCTGCACAAGCTGCGCGACGATTCGGGCGAGACGGCCTGCCTGTACGTGCGCGACGGGGCCTTCCGCACTGTGGTGTCGCTGGCCGAGTCGCGCCACCCCGTGATCCGGCTGTTCGTGGTCGGCATGGTGATGCCGCTGCACGCCGGCTCGGCCGGCAAGGTCTTCCTGGCGTGGGACCGCCTGGCGCTGCGCGACGCCGTCGGGCACGGCCTGGCGCGCTTCACCGAGCACACGATCGTCGACATCGACCTGCTCAACCAGCAGCTCGCTCAGGTCCGCGCCGACGGCTACGCCAGCAGCTTCGAGGAACGCGACCTCGGCGCGGCCTCCCTGAGTGCCCCGGTGTTCGGGCTGACGGGCGAGCTGAGCGCCGTGATCGGCATCGGCGCGCCGACCCAGCGGATGACGTCGGCGGACGTGCCCCGGCTGGCGCCGCTGGTGCTCGACTCGGCGGCCGCGGCGTCGGAACGACTGGGGTACCGCGCGGGGATGGCCCGCGACGTCACCGGCTGA